Part of the Microbacterium immunditiarum genome is shown below.
GTCGACCCCCAGCCGTCCGACCAGCCGACCACCGCTCCAGTCGAGCCCACGCCTGGCTCGACCGAGCCGGCGACGCCGTCGCCGACGCCGGTCGAGCTGCCGTCGTCGATCTCGGGCGTGACCGCTGACCAGGAGACCTGCTCCGCGGGCAACCTGAGGGCCAACCGCTGACGTGGCGGGTGGTTTCGCGCGGCGCGGGCCGCGGCATCCGATCGCCCGTCATGGCGCGCTCTCGGCACCGAACCCGTTCCTGCAGCTCCTCGCGATGCTCGGCGTCGTGGTGCTCGTCGCGGTCGTGAGCGTCGTCGGCGTCAGCGCCTTCGCCGTGTGGGACACCGCGCGCGCCGTCGCCGACCACGCCGTCGACCTCGAGGAAGACGAGCCGCTTCCGCCGACGATCGGCGAGATCGAGGGCGGCGTCAACGTGCTCCTCGTCGGCACGGACTCGTGCGAGGGCGCGAACGCGGCGCTGTCGGGCGCGTGTCAGGCGGGCGACACCGAGGGCGAGCGCAACGACGTCACGATGCTCCTGCACATCTCGGACAATCCCCGGCGCGTGACGGTCGTGTCGTTCCCGCGCGACATGCTCGTGCCGATTCCCGCGTGCCCGCGAGCCGAGGGCGGCGAGTACTCGGCGATGAGCTCGCAGATGATCAACGCGTCGTACATGTACGGCGGGCTCGCGTGCACGGTGAAGACGGTCGAGGCGCTGACGGGCGAAGACATCCAGTTCGCAGGCGCGATCCGCTGGACGGGCGTCATCAACATGTCCGATGCGATCGGCGGGGTCGACGTCTGCGTCACGGGCGACGTGCACGACCCGCACACCGGACTGACGCTCGCCGCCGGCACGCACACCCTGGAGGGGGTCCAGGCGCTGCAGTTCCTCCGGATGCGCCACGGCATCGCCGACGGATCCGACCTCGGGCGCATCTCGAACCAGCAGCAGTTCATGTCGTCGCTCGTGCGCAGGCTGCAGGGCGAGTCAGTGCTCTCAAACCCGTCGACGCTGTTCTCGCTCGCGACCACCGCGATGACGCAGGTCACGCAGGGCCAGCTCGTGCTGAGCCGGTCGCTGACCAATCCGACGCTCATGGTGCAGATCGCTATGGCCGTGAAGGACGTCGACTACTCCGACATCGTGTTCGTGCAGTACCCGACGCGCTACATCCCCGGCGACGGCCGCAGCGACGTGGTCCCCGTGCGCGACGCGGGCGATGTGCTGTTCGCCGCGTTGCGCGAGAACAAGGCGCTCGTGCTCACCGGTTCGACGAGTGCGGCGGCGGGCGCTCCCGAAGTAGCCGGTGAAGCGGCGAAGCCGGCGCCCGAGGCATCCGTCTCGCCCACTCCGCAGGCGACCGAGACGGCGCCGGAGCCGACGGATGCCGCGAGCCCGCCTCCTGCGGATGCCGCGGTCGAGCTTCCGTCGTCGGTCACCGGCACGACCGCCGCGCAGGTCACCTGCACACAGCCGCAGCGCTAGCTTCGCGCTCGGCCGCCCGTCAGATGCCGAAGCCCTCGCGGTCGACGCGACGGTGATAGCGCATGCCGGCCGCTCCTCCTAGGAGCGCGCCCGCCAGCGTCACGATTGCGGCGCCGACGGCGGTGAGGATGCCGGCGGTCGTAGCCGTCTCGGGAGTCACCGGGATGCGCGGGAAGCCGCCGAGCGCCCCCAGGATGTCCCACTGGGCTCCGCCGACCGCCGTGACGACGGCGACGATCACGGCGATGATGATCGCCCACAGCCACACCGCGAGGCCCTGCTTGACGCCGCTGAACCGCGCCATGCGGCCGGCGACGTAGCCGCCCGCGAAGTACGAGATGAACAGCACGAGCGCGAGGGCGATCGCGCCGATGATCGTCGTCACGCCCATGTTGTCGGTCGCGGTATTGACGGCGTTCTCCGCCGCGTCGGGCGCGACCGCACCGATCGCGCCGCCGATCGCGGCGATCAGGGCGGTGAGGAGGAGCGCGAGGCCCATGGCGGCGATCCAGCCGAAGAACGCGGAACCGAACTTGAACCCGCCGAAGCGCTCCTCCTCGCGCGCGAGGACTTCATTGCGGAGGGCGGGATCGTCGGTGCGGGGGGCAGGGGCGACGTCCCCGTCGTAGCGGCCGGCCGCGGTGTCGCGGTCGTAGGTCGATGCGTCCAGGCGCTCGGTCGGTGCGACCGGCTCGCGGCGGTCAGGCGTGTCAGTCATGGTCCCGAGTCTGGAGCGGGGAAGCCGTGCGGACAGCGGGGTTGCGGGGCGGGCTCGGGCGTCGTACTCTCTGGCTCCTGCCTGCGGTTGCCGTGGTTCTCGGGCACGTGTGCGTCCGGGTTATGATTGCTGGGCGCATCCGTGTGCTTCGGCGAAGCGGATGCATGGAGACGTCGCATAGTCAGGCCTAGTGCACCACCCTGCTAAGGTGGAGTCCCCG
Proteins encoded:
- a CDS encoding LCP family protein; amino-acid sequence: MAGGFARRGPRHPIARHGALSAPNPFLQLLAMLGVVVLVAVVSVVGVSAFAVWDTARAVADHAVDLEEDEPLPPTIGEIEGGVNVLLVGTDSCEGANAALSGACQAGDTEGERNDVTMLLHISDNPRRVTVVSFPRDMLVPIPACPRAEGGEYSAMSSQMINASYMYGGLACTVKTVEALTGEDIQFAGAIRWTGVINMSDAIGGVDVCVTGDVHDPHTGLTLAAGTHTLEGVQALQFLRMRHGIADGSDLGRISNQQQFMSSLVRRLQGESVLSNPSTLFSLATTAMTQVTQGQLVLSRSLTNPTLMVQIAMAVKDVDYSDIVFVQYPTRYIPGDGRSDVVPVRDAGDVLFAALRENKALVLTGSTSAAAGAPEVAGEAAKPAPEASVSPTPQATETAPEPTDAASPPPADAAVELPSSVTGTTAAQVTCTQPQR